In a genomic window of Erinaceus europaeus chromosome 12, mEriEur2.1, whole genome shotgun sequence:
- the TMEM100 gene encoding transmembrane protein 100 isoform X2: protein MPEDPIKEILGTPVSPKPGTMEKNPQKEVVINMVPLVSEIQLTAATGGTELSCYRCIIPFAVVVLITGIVVTAVAYSFNSHGSIISIFGLVVLSLGLFLLASSALCWKVRQRSKKAKRRESQTALVVNQRSLFA from the coding sequence ATGCCTGAAGATCCCATAAAGGAGATCCTTGGAACCCCAGTGTCTCCCAAACCAGGAACAATGGAAAAGAACCCCCAAAAAGAAGTTGTAATCAACATGGTCCCTCTAGTCAGTGAGATACAGCTGACAGCTGCTACTGGGGGCACTGAGCTCTCCTGCTACCGGTGTATCATCCCTTTTGCTGTGGTGGTCCTCATCACTGGAATAGTGGTCACTGCAGTGGCTTACAGCTTCAATTCCCATGGTTCTATCATCTCCATTTTTGGCCTGGTCGTTCTGTCATTGGGACTTTTTTTGTTAGCCTCCAGTGCTTTGTGCTGGAAGGTGAGACAAAGAAGCAAGAAAGCCAAGAGACGGGAGAGTCAGACAGCTCTTGTGGTAAATCAGAGAAGCTTGTTTGCTTAA